The Chitinophagales bacterium genome has a segment encoding these proteins:
- a CDS encoding lipase family protein: MKKIYYTILLIFIATTITYSSNNTFHIKNTSYKSDSVTAYLLALCNYYTYPDLLQVQDYKSSTELIDSLMFKFKAYGVDTCYYLENKLTSTNIVIFESDNSLIISFRGSENKGGLKNWYKDWMKTDLDATMTAVADWDSVYLHQGFVNAFFSIKDSLIEMLDSINQYHKKIYLTGHSLGGALAIVAATDFAINHIGFEAVYTYGSPRVGGTAFKDFYDCLAIPTFCYINENDMVTKLPPNKKFWTKEYCPCYDVSHCGQYQNIGTQYVIDEYYKIVSERQPNLFDGLKKYKLGSIQRHSIAEYCSRIFYIYFKHDKSLIEKLPQPPEIP; encoded by the coding sequence TTGAAAAAAATTTACTACACCATATTACTAATTTTTATTGCTACTACAATTACTTATAGCAGCAATAATACCTTTCACATTAAAAACACTAGTTATAAAAGCGATAGCGTTACGGCCTACTTATTAGCTTTGTGTAATTATTATACCTATCCAGATTTATTACAAGTACAAGATTATAAAAGTAGCACTGAGTTAATCGACTCTTTAATGTTTAAATTTAAAGCTTACGGTGTTGATACTTGTTATTATTTAGAGAACAAATTGACCAGTACCAATATTGTTATTTTTGAAAGTGATAATAGCTTGATTATTTCTTTTAGAGGTTCTGAAAATAAAGGCGGACTAAAAAACTGGTATAAAGATTGGATGAAAACCGATTTAGATGCTACCATGACGGCTGTGGCAGATTGGGATTCTGTATACTTGCATCAAGGTTTTGTAAATGCCTTTTTTAGTATTAAAGATTCCTTGATTGAAATGCTCGATTCTATCAATCAATATCACAAAAAAATATATTTAACAGGACATAGCTTAGGTGGTGCTTTAGCTATTGTTGCAGCTACCGATTTTGCTATAAATCATATTGGATTTGAAGCTGTTTATACCTATGGATCACCAAGAGTTGGTGGAACTGCTTTTAAAGATTTTTACGATTGTTTAGCCATTCCTACATTTTGTTACATCAATGAAAATGACATGGTTACCAAACTACCACCTAATAAAAAATTTTGGACTAAAGAATATTGTCCATGTTACGATGTTTCGCATTGCGGTCAATATCAAAACATAGGCACACAATATGTTATTGATGAATACTATAAAATTGTAAGTGAACGACAACCCAACTTATTTGATGGTTTAAAGAAATATAAATTAGGCAGTATTCAACGACACAGCATTGCTGAATATTGTAGTAGAATTTTTTATATCTATTTTAAGCACGATAAATCATTGATAGAAAAACTGCCACAACCACCAGAAATTCCATAA